CTTAAGCTCTATTTctacgatttttttcatattttttggacccatggttcaaaagttagaggggAGTGGGGGGACACCATTTTCagagcgattatttccgaaaatatccactttatcaaaaaatgtttgttGAAGACCCCTATTCGTTTTgcaagacctatccaacgatatcCCACACTGTAGGGTTAAAGCGAAAAAAACCCTACATTTTGGTTTTCTAGATTTATTGTACGACTTTATCGGAGTTATTGATTTACATATCCATGCCAatttgcagctttctagcactagaagcaaagcctcggacagacggacagacagacagacagactgacatggcgaaactataagggttcctagttgactacggaaccctaaaaagggaaaAGCTGGTAAAAAATCTGTAGGAATATTCAAATTAGacgttaataaatttaataatgatgGTCTTTGACCGGTAATACAAACAGCAACTCTTTTAACTGTcaatcggtggaccttatgccattcgtaataataataatgtttatgaACCGTCAGTTAaagtatggggtccaatacatttgacgactcttctctttccgaacagtctCTACCTACATTGATATGGTTTATGACTGTACCAATGACTCATCAGGCATACTTAGATTTTAATGGCAGCAAGTGATTACCATAgttgtaattttataatgatACCTGTGACTAATATGgatattatgtaattaaataatatacaatgttcaatcacaaaaacataaacatttggattattaaccttttggacgccattgaccgatatatccgcaccgcaggttcaacgccaaagaccgattaatcggtcacaaaccacagagcaacatagaccaaCGTGGATATGCATAAAgtccaatttcagttttgacacttcggtgacgtggcgtggcgtcagcgtgacagcttttatgTTTAACACGGCGTCAAAAAGGTTAATTTAgaattcaaattattattttgattggGTTTGGCTATAGATCTTGTTTTATCATTAATGCATTGTTTTAAGAGATTTTGCattaatttcataaataaagaaatacataaataactgaaactgaaactgtAGGTCTATAAGTCTGATAACCCTTCATTGTAATAATGTATTACTATaagagactgtttgtttctaaataaagaaaataaaaataaaaaaataaatcatcaAGTCCCAATAAGGTAAGCTCAATAAGCCTTTTGGGAATTTACCCAACAATAGTATATCTATATAACTACTTAAGACCTTCGCTGCAGCAATTAGTTTTTAACTTAAGAACTGCATTAACACTTTCGCAACCgggcaaaaaatggcgcactaccccagaaaccggttGTCTATATCTGCGTACAAAACAACCCGCTGGGTGGGTTGTCTGGCATCTGAGCAAACATTACGAGTGCCTACCAGGCGGGTTCTCGGTAGTCAAAGTGTTAAGGATAAGGATTTGCAGTACTTATGATTGTGAGAGCAATAAAGAAAATGTGATATGTACCCGGGACACCTGGGttcttaacttttttttattgtccACACAGAAAATACCTTGAAATGTGTTTAAcccatgaaaaataaaaagcttttatttaaatgtattatttaaacaaCCAAGTACTTACAGTCTGTGAGCTCTTAGACATTTGGGTTATAGAAAGATACTTTGGATATTAACAGTGACATGAGAGTGTGATACTGCTATACTGCTTTCTTAATAACTCACAAAACTTATAAACTTACCAACTTGATCAATTGGAGTAAAGGATAACCTTAATTTATTCTGCCCTCCTAAGTTAAATGGtggtatctcaaaaacaaatgaagttaTAATGGAACTTTCAGATCTAGATTTAAAGTAAGTTTTCATccaattttcatttaaaatgctGCTTTTTAGCTTAGCGGGGCAGAATGTTTATTATGTTCGATATCTCAGAGACACTCTTTTTGCAATTTTCTTTTGTAAGTTTTAGGAAAagaaagttattttgatgttcGTCAAGGAAATGATtagtttataattgaagatatAATTTAATAGCACAAGTTTCATTTATAAACAAATCTTAATGCGTCTGCAATAATACTTTTGTTATGTTTGTTTTACATTAGTCGTAAAATTTACGTTTGTTAGGACTTACCTAGCGTCGAGCTGCAAACTTTGAACAATATGCGATACTACTTTAATGTCACAACCACCtaactaaaacaaaactaaaGTATCAATATATCATTACAGTATGTTTTATACGAAATAGTAGATTAAGTTTTTGATTTCATCGCTAGATGCCTACGCCCTGCCCCGTTCATTTACCGACTTCTCACACTTCACAGATAGTGAATCTTGTAACCAGTGTTGCCAGGGCTCTGGAGTCAtaagttacgtttcgtttccctaaaagtcacgtttttgctgcttaagtcacatttttagggttccgtagccaacccttatagattcgtcatgtctgtctgtctgtctgtccgtctgtgcgtctgtccgtctgtctgtccgtccgtatgtcacagccacttttctccgaaactataagaactatactgttgaaacttggtaagtagacgtattctgtaaaccgcattaagattttcacacaaaaatagaaaaaaaacaataaatttttggggttccccatacttcgaactgaaactcaaaaatttttttttcatcaaacccatacgtgtggggtatctataggataggtcttcaaaaatgatattgaggtttctaatattatttttttctaaactgaatagtttgcgcgagagacacttccaaagtggtaaaatgtgtgtccccccccccctgtaacttctaaaataagagaatgataaaactaaaaaaaatatgtgatgtacattaccatgtaaacttccaccgaaaattggtttgaacgagatctagtaagtagttttttttatacgtcataaatcgcctaaatacggaacccttcatgggcgagtccgactcgcacttggccgctttttttatagtaTGGGTTGGTAAATCGATTTTAATAGAAGAAATtccgaaaataatatattaccagtgatcggaattggtagtgccatttcacgggacttcggtgcgtaagcttagtatggatataccttttcaccccgggatttcatattacctacttcaattaaagacatgccaagaaatatttttgtgaaaaaaaccggccaagtgcgagtcggactcgcgttccaaggattccgtacattaagtccgactcacgctgactgcacatttctagtaggttttttctgtcatctataggtaaagaactattttgtgtatttttttcaaaattttagaaccagtactttcggagataagggaggGGGGGGGACTATTATCTTGAATAACGGCTAAACTATTAAgccaaaaattatttaaaaaaatatttttaaatccttacaatgagctcttttatttgatatgtaacacgacacgatatagtttgaaaaactataattttctcatttaccccccaaaaatggcctccatatttaaaattcatttatttgcgttttacacgtccatctttgggtcacaaacttacatatgtgtgccaaatttcaacttaattatccagtagtttcggagaaaataggctgtgacagacggacggacagacagacgcacgagtgatcctattagggttccgtttttccttttgaggtacggaaccctacaaataagagtcttggaatcccgagtcttatccatgttaagtacaatgtttgaggtcattcaccccaaatggcactacctattccgatcattgtatattacacaaaaattcTACTAACCTTATATGATTTTATGTGATCGATTTTATGAATTGTAAgttcctttttttatttcttgatttttttttagtcttcaacacgaaaaaaaaattaccataataagttattataatGTCAGTCAAATAACTTTGTCAGTGGAAGAGGGCGCGAAATTGAATTCTCTTTGGGATGAtagacccttcgcgcctaaattttttaaatttgacgcttttttctacttaatgaaatggcttgacagactatagtttaggcctgtccagacgaggaAAATTTTTCGACGGTCTGATTGAATTGTCCGATTGGGtcgggacgtgcggacgcaaacgccaatttggctcgccgattatgaccgatagtaccgatataatggagtacggacgcaagaataccaatttgtgacgctagttttcgcggttaggggcattttttaattaacagcggtcaaatatcaccataaaatttaaattgataaAACTGGCCAAATTGGTGTTTGCGTCCGCGCGTCCTGGTTTGATCGGATAGTTTGGTCGGATTGGCGGGGGATGGTCTTCGTCTGGACACGCCTTAGTGccatttgcaccatcccactaacccggggttaaccggttaaacatggagtcgccatggttaccagtacaatttgacactgggttaacggtttaacgagttaaccccgggttagtgggatggtgcaagtggcccttaatctACCAAACTTAACTCAGTCACATGAGTCCACAAACTACTAACAAGATACAATTCACAGTCAGTCAGTGCGAgagaatttttttaaagtttacactgtttaagccccctccagactatgtgcgtgaatcgtggTGTGAaagcgcgaacgcgagtgtggtgtCGATTTCCCTGTCTGCGAATCtttaatcaaaagaaaataaaaaagtatatgcGTAAATAATTTACCCCCGGCTAAAATTAATGGTTTTAGAGCGCTCAAAAATCTCACAATAACTGATGTAGTACAATGAGTAGTATAGATACAGACTAAAAGAAATGAATCATTACTAATGattcattacacaaaaaaaaaactcttatcaaaCTATATAACACCGTCACGTCAAGGTAACAAATCTCATTTTGCCATGACTATGATAAGACCTAGTGATAAACATGATTGTTGATGTATCGTCAAGGGTCAGTGCAAAGTGTCAAATTTAAAGGGCTTAGTAAGCTTGGTTGGGAGCATTCCTAAATAATACGAATTGCAAAACTAAACTTATCCAAAAATCGACTATCTTCAAAAGTCACAAAAATTGCCCCAAAATCATAAGTCACGCACATGTCACACGAGAAGGCGAAAAgtcacgaaaaatgtgacttttgtgaccatctggcaacactgcttGTAACGGCTTCAATACACACACATAACGTAGTAACGCACTCTATAGTCTATGATTTAAAATCAACAACGCAAGCCCCGCCAAGCGCAAAAACCCACCACGCGATGAATGAAGGGGCGTGGTGTAGTGCTAGCTAGCGCCTCTAGCGGGAGAGACGGAAATTTGAACAGGTTACGGCATTATCGGCGGTTTCTTTGAAttagtataaaaataaagtcgAGCGTCATatcgtaataaattaaaaaatcatattAGTCATTCAACTGGAActacttattttaataaaattttatttctgtTTCAGTGTTTTTTGAGCCGACGGATCGAAGAAAAGCAACCAAGGTTCTGCACAGTGGGCTACGCATTGCCTATGCTTCACCAAATTTAACCGAGCTACGTGCAATGGCACGCTTCGTCAAGCCTTACATGCTTCCTGATCATGTTAACGGCGTAGATGAAATTTTATACTTGTCTAAAATGTTATCAAGTTTTATTGAATGCCTAATTGTAACATTAGGAGCCAAAGGTGTTATCATCGTACGAAACAAGGATCTTCACGGAAATGGGTACGACACGACGGCAAAGCTCTATCCAGTTAACGTAATGGAAAGTATAGAGAATGTTTCAGGAGCTGGAGATTGTTTTGCTAGCGGCTTCCTTCATGGAGTTCTTTCAAATCTAAATGAACCATCTTGTGTTTCAATTGGATTTGAAGCTGCTAAGAATGCTTTGCTTTCTTCTAACACTGTTCCATCTAATTTTAAGATGTCAACAGACGTCAAAGAATCAAGTTATAAAACTCTACTATAACTTAACACATTCGCTGTCAGCGGGTTCTctattcgtaggcgcttttcgctacataggGTTTTtccccgtgttatcggctatgCGTGtggctcgcgctggcactgaatgtgttgacTTACTATTTCATGATCAATATGATCATTATTAATAGGTAttacatgaaaaataataaacataataattatgtaaaaatgttttattatttactaaaactacaagtaaaaaataaaaatgcgttTAACAGTCCTGCATACGTCTATGCTAAGGCACTAAGTAATTATGGAAATAGATTttatttctttacttatataaaCAGCTGCCATTACAGCATGCACAACACAAACATATTTTAATGAACGTTCACACACCTACCCAAGTTCAGCTACCCCACACACTCACAATGTAGTAGagatagggttgccaaccgtactatattatatagtattgtactatattttggctctctgtactatataattttggaaaaatatatagtacgctaaaatactatatttccgattaaacgtattttacacttatgtttagtattttatctaaaagtactatgtTTTTCAAAttgctatatttttgatgccttattctggaaaatactatattccaccaaaaaatagttggcaaccctaagtagagatgccacgaatattcgccaactattcggtattcggcctattcggccactttgccgaatattcggtattcggcaaaATGTTGCACCTACttgaaaagaaaaattgcacaataaaaataaccaaaaactatgtaggtatatttagaatgtgttcttggaaagttgttaaatacaaagatcattttttgagcatttgttggttaaaaaacattttatttttatcatgagtctgatttgtttgactctattcattaattctgttcaacaaaaatataatatcttagctaacgtcagcGTTAGCGTTAgctttgttggcgatcagttttcataataattgtgactcaaaatgtttggttgtcatgccgaatattcggtattcggccaaaacggCCAATTTTTGTACATGAGATTCTTATAAAACATGGACGGAGTCAAATATAAGAAAAAATACATTAGtctattattgttattaactAATTACTCTATACTTATGATTATAATTGTCATCAACCCATCACGTATAATGAGTAATCTACTATCTAAATGAAATTCATATGCCTATAATAAAAAATTCTTACAGCCAATTAAATATCTGTGTGTCCTCCAGCATAAGCAAACTTCCTCTCATGCATTGTGTATGAGGATGGCTCACGGCTTTGCATTTCATGTAGTTTCTTATACTTGTGCACCCTGGCTTCAACCAAGAACAGAATGCCTGCTGGAAACAGCATCACAACTCCAATAACGCCCATGGCATACGCCCAGCCGAGATCATTGTGTTCCCAGTTCGGCATCCAGTCACGGCCATCACCCCTCGCTCCAAATGTCACCACGGATATAATACCAGAAAATcctagaacaaaaaaaaacatgttaccATATTCAACATTCTTAAAAAACTTCGAAACACCAATACTTtatgaaatatattaaaaataaactgaaatCAATAGTTAAATGTTGGAGCTtgtttagaaaaataaaaccaatCTTAAGCCAATTAATATGacattatttaaacttttaatatttttataccagTTTCggaatatgtatttgtaaaacTTCAACACAAATCCTATTAATcatttcttattaaatcataaaTTATATTCCATACCCCCAATAACAAGTATTGTTCCCAGTGTCACCAAAAGAGTCAAATAGTTTTCATCATCATTGTCTTTTTGCAAATAGAGATATGCCAGGAACAGAGACACGAGCACAGTGCACAGTGACACAGTGAAGAAGAACTGAGTAGCGATGAAGAATCCTGGGAGAAGTATGTCATGGATGATATAGTACTCTTCTTCAAACACCCACCAGCAGCCAGTGAACACTGTGTCATACCAGTGGTGCGGCTCTTCAAACCCATTGAAGCATACTAACCATAAACCTGAAATCGACCATTTTATAATTTCTTATCTCAATCTAAATCACAGTATAGTTAGCTGCAAAAAGCAGTATGCGAGGTGCAAACACTACTGTTTTTTGACTGGTTGCACAGTTCGagttttatttgtattgcaCTGTTATGCAGGACCATCACATAAGTTGCACTTGGTTTCCAAAGTGATGGTATTGCCAAATAAATTTTAAGTTGCTGTTTAACAATAATTTAAGTTAAGTTATGGTAACAAGTAATCGTGAAAGCTTACCAATTTGAATAAACTTTGGGTTTTTAAGTTTGCCGTCAGTGACCAACCAGTATGGACTTACAAAGGCCAATATAATAAAGAAGGACGCTAAAGCGTAAAAACCTAGCGCAAACAAGCCAGTTTTTGACTTGGAAACCATCATGAATTTTATAATAACACAAATACAATCAATGAATATCGAATGTCGTAAACTGCATTTAATAACGTCAAATAATTTTAATCTAACCTACGCCCTAAACTTGACATAACGTTTACCACAGACTACAAAGAAACgacttaaaaatacattaatgCAAAgagcacggatttagagttaataaactggatcgagtacattgaccaaaaagtgtgtccacatgagaagtcaaactagagccctgcatctcgttctaattagggtgaccataagacatctgtatgtgggatattaggataacatggaatatatcagtagggtgtgtcattttctaaataaagtgaaattttaagtggtcaggtttttttttcatttgtagtcggcctctttcgcactcactcatggtatgttcataaaggtaggcttcccttttgtccacttcagcttttttaagtgtaagcgtcattgaagatctgtttagcaaatatgacgtttttttaaagttggtgccttttttctattgacggaaatgtgtcctacctataaagaatcgatgtcatatatcaatttgacacacctaacaaaatattatgtataaatgagagtctgtaatgtttaaggagttaagcactttagttttaaattttggcaattgaagggatgtttacaaaaacaacatacctgactacactggttgatacctgaaacgattaacaatgttcttaaaaaagtgtcaaccggtctaagcagttatgttgtttttgtaaacatcccttcaattattctacaacaaatcttaaattaaacatgccgaaataaagacataaggtacctattatgttaaacttacttttacattacctacgttaataataagaattctgtgagaccgattcaaaacgtgccgacatcatagtcaccctaattagtttgacaatgttgtcttgtatttttatagtaaaatgtaataattgtggctttcttgtgaaacaatattccacaattagcaattatttcactccaacaacctttaacacaacatttcttcacaatttttaagaaatttcgcattcacgtgttttgaagaaatgtcatcaagttggggataccaattaatatttaaagttactacaaattctaccatactaacatttagtttttttttgctgtgtatgcgcttggtttaatcagttaataatattggcatcataattatttacaaattacttaaaagatatcagaactgtagtctgaatatagcactaaaattgtataagaaggtaattaaattcagtagtttattgatataatttctaccacaatggtatctttttaacattggcaacatgtgcgagtgagacacagggctcgggtttttctatctcaagtggaccattttctctagtctggtacgaacaactttatgtctcggtgataaggttcaaattagtatggcaaaaaaagtgacaactcgctccagtttaaaaaatattttataacttcATGATGTATTCTGAAATAAGGTAAAGCCGCTGCTTGTATAATAGTCTCTCAaacaattttgtcagtagaaaaaggcgcgaaattcatatttttagggttccgtacccacagggtaaaaacgggaccctattactaagactccgctgtccgtccgtccgtccgtccgtctgtcaccaggctgtatctcacgaaccgtgatagctagacagttgaaattttcacagatgatttatttctgttgccgctataacaacaaatactaaaaacagaataaaataaagatttatgtggggctcccatacaacaaacgtgatttttgaccgaagttaagcaacgtcgggcggggtcagtacttggatgggtgaccgtttttttgtatgttttactctattttttgttgatggtgcggaaccctccgtgcgcgagtccgactcgcacttggccggttttttatgggaccataacccttcgcgcctacatttttttaaatttgccgcttttttctactgacggaaaagGCTTATCGAACTattttatagcctgaccagtaatctatataaaatatataaaattgaaaaaccagaacgggataaaaaacgagggaagaagcgagatggcgccttacaaatttctaaaaaagtttttgacacgTTTCTCGAATACCACGCACGTATGAtaagaaaaaactgtttaaatctattatctaaatatgagaatagaactagagcataaaaactatcgctttcgatgcgtatttaatttacaataagcaaaagaaattttcataacaatcTTCATTTTACGATGATCGGCCATTTTCGGCAACTCTCGGTTGGTTTCGTTTCGGTGGTGCTACAGACAACATTATTTGATGTGGTGCTACAGACATAGCAAATGATTTTGTTTGTCATGTTGGTATACAGTTATTGCGGCGTTTTATTAcacgaagtaaaataaaaagtgatgTCAACCTCAACCTTAGTCTATGCGGTCTATGCCCATACGAGTGACTTATGCCATATATGACTAATATGACTTATCAAtaatatcaatcaaattagtatTACAGCAAAAGccattaaattcaaaattctgggCTAAATTATATTAGGTGCACTCCTCAGTTTGTCCTTATATTATAACATGATTATAACTAAACTTGACATTGGCAAAGTGCCCTGGCAGCAAAAgccattctaacaaaaaaaaaaaaaaaagccattctaacaaaaaaaaaaaaaattagtattATCGTATGATTATcgtgttaataatttgtatttaattgttatacatttctttttgagTTATATTATTCAGATTGACTTTTCACGGCTTCGGCAAACATTGCCATTCGTCCGGGGAACGGGCTGCCGAGATGGGCCAAAAATATAAAGTTGATAGCaattaagttatttaatatGAAGCCCATCAGTTCAAGGGATGGTGCCCGTAATAATGTGTGTATGATAATTATACTTTAATGACTTTACAGATATAACCAATTCGGGAACTGTTTTCTCGCGTAATACGATACGACTAGACCAGgtaggattttttcttcatgctgaacagtcaccatcagatatatcggagcggccgaggtattcacaaatatctgaacaatgtaaattataatgtagttgaagtgcatgttcagatatttttgagcgaccTTGGTGGCTCCGGTATATATCTAATGGAGACTACAAATTCATGAagcaaatgtacagtcagcatcaaataaatagtgaaggctaaagtagccaaatatatcgtaatataACTTTGTTGCATAGAAAGAAGGATGTGTTCCGTTATATTGGTGATGTATTTGGGCATTGGAGAGACCAAAGCGGCTAAGCGCTCAGTGGCTCGGATACGAGAGAATGGGAGAGGATCGTGCCGTGAAGAGAGCGTACTTGGGACAACGAAATGGGAGACGCCCGATTGGACGTCCTACAGGTATCGCTGGAACGACGTAGTTGCTCAAGATCTGCTCAACCTCGGCCATGGCGACTGGCGAGAGCTATCGCAAGACCGGGAAACATGGCGTGatctggtgtcggaggccaggaCTCACTTTGGGTCGTTGCGTCTTGCGTCACCGTAGCCGTCGTaagtaatgtcaatatccagacaaGGAAATGGGGACTacttacgtttgtatgaaaatacgATTTATGGGCGGTGGTTTTTGCAATTgggcttataaaaataaataataattttgttgaaacaagttttaaataaatacctacgtagatgaaaaaatacaatcttGCCTTTTATCAAATCACATCATTTTTTGAGAAATTTGCGAATAAAGTTATCCAAATAACGGTTATAAATAAGAAGTCCCTATCACAGTTATAAACCCTGGCAGGGTTCAATACATCATAATATCGGTATCTAACTAAACATAAGACAAACTCTTTACTTCATTTACGCGAGCGGAGCTGCGGGCCCGTCtagtatatgataattgtcaagagggcgctgttattctcacgtatagggtgacaattcagtgaagtatgaaaaaattagttccagtgaaattccgcaacatggcgcaccctcaatagatcctggttcacctataaagcCAATTAGGGCAATTAGCTTTCGTTCGGTATGCGTTAAagtcataacacactaccgcaccgcgaccttggtgcgcccGGTGCGCCCCACCCATAAGcgcggcttcgcccgcgattcacgcacatcatatattcacgcacatagtctggagggggcttatgaTGGGAAACAAACAAAATCGACCAATCATTGCGTATgttctgagcgcctaccgcgaaccacgttcgacgtgtggcctctctgtcgcacttgtaaattcgtacgtatgtgtgacagggaggtaacacgtcgaacgtggttcgcggtaggccctctgtccctCACGTACGCACGCGTACAGcccatctataggatcctaccatctatgatattttgatatttcacATAAAGCTCAACCTACGCTCAACCTCTATGGACAATCGATGTCACTGTCAGGATTGACAAGTGAAGGTTTTTAACATAACCTAAAAAGTACTGTTTTGCTtttgaatttttgtcttgtGTTCCAAACATCATTATGAAGATGGATATTATGTAAGAATTAAATTTAATGATTATTCAGAAATTGTACAAATTGGGTCTCCTTTATTGGAGGCCCCACTCGAACCGATATTTTTCGGCCGTAAGTAATATCGGCTCTTCCAATCTATGTCGATACTTTGGTATCACCCAAGAACAAGCAGAATATATATGTTTAAAACAACCGTACGTA
This genomic window from Cydia amplana chromosome Z, ilCydAmpl1.1, whole genome shotgun sequence contains:
- the LOC134661884 gene encoding uncharacterized protein LOC134661884 encodes the protein MMVSKSKTGLFALGFYALASFFIILAFVSPYWLVTDGKLKNPKFIQIGLWLVCFNGFEEPHHWYDTVFTGCWWVFEEEYYIIHDILLPGFFIATQFFFTVSLCTVLVSLFLAYLYLQKDNDDENYLTLLVTLGTILVIGGFSGIISVVTFGARGDGRDWMPNWEHNDLGWAYAMGVIGVVMLFPAGILFLVEARVHKYKKLHEMQSREPSSYTMHERKFAYAGGHTDI